TGAGAGCGGCAGTTTTACGATAAAACGATAATACGTGAGGCGTTGCAAAGCACTCCATGGACGAGACAAACAATTTTGAGGATCGGTTAAGGCAGGAGCAACGCCAGCTTGAGACCATTTTTTCGCAGGCCTCGCTGGGTTTGTGCCTGACCCGCAATCGTCAGATCATGCGGTGCAACCCCGCGATGGAAGCCATGTTCGGCTTTGCCTCGGGTGGGCTGGCGGGATTTCCCAGTGTCGCGTTATTCGAGTCACAGCACGATTACCAAGCGTTTGCCGATACCGTGCGGCCGTTGCTGGAAGCCGGGCGCTCGGTCAGCCAGGTATGGACCTTCCGTCACAGCACCGGACGCAAGCTGATCTGCAAGGTCAGTGCCAATGCCGTGAATCCCTCGCCTCAGGACGAAGGTACAGTCTGGTTTTTTGAGGACATCACTCAGGAGGAGGGACAGGCCGAGGCGCTTGCCCAAACGCTGCTTGAGTTTGAAGCGATCATGGCCAATGCGCCGGTGGCCATCCTGTTTACCCGCGACCGGTGCATTACCCGATGCAATACCCAGTGCTGCACCATGTTTGGGCGCACGGAAGCCGAGATGGTTGGTCTGCCCGGACGCGCCTTGTTTGCCTCGAACGAAGATTACGAGGCCTTGGGGCGCATTGCCGGGCCCCTGCTCGCGTCAGGGCAGTCGGTGATCCATGAAATGATCATGGCGCGTCAGGATGGTTCAAGCTTCTGGGCCCAACTGATCGCTTATGTGCTGGATCCAGCCGATACCGCCAAGGGGACAATCTGGCTGGTCTCGGATCGCAGCGATGCCCGTATTCAGGAACAAGCCATCCGCGAGGCCTTGATGGAAAATCAGGCCATTCTGGATAGCGCGCTGATCGGCATCGTCTATCTCAAGGACCGGGTAATCCAGCGCTGCAATCCCTACGTCGAACGTATTTTCGGCTATGCCCCGGGGACCATGACCGGCTCGACGACGCGTGACTGGTATCTGTCGCAGGAAGAGTATGACGCCGTCGCCACCGAAGTTTATCCAGCGATCGCCAAGGGGGCGACGCATGCACGCGAGCAGCGACTGCGCCGCAAGAACGGGGATGCTTTCTGGTGTCGCATCGTCGGACGTGTTTTTGACAAGAGCAACCCGCTGGTCGGTGGATCGATCTGGGTTATTGAAGATACCACCGAGCGGCATGCGGCCCAGGAGGCGCTGATTGGTGCCACGGCGCTAATGCAGGCGGTGTTCAATAGCGCCAATGTATCGATTATCGCGACCGATCCGGCCGGCGTGATTACCCTGATGAATGCAACGGCCGAGCGCTGGCTGGGCTATTCTGCCGATGCGTTGATCATGAAGCAGACGCCGGGCATCATGCATGACCGCGACGAGGTGGTCGCCTACGCCGCACAGTTGTCCGAGGAGTTGGGCAAGCCCATCGCGCCGGGATTTGACGTTTTCGTGGCGCGGGCACAACTGCAAGGGAGCGACGAGCGGGAATGGACCTATATCGCTCAGGATGGTCGCCGTTTTCCCATCCACCTGAGCGTCACGGCACTGCGGGATTTTGAGGGAGAGATCACGGGCTATATCGGTGTCGGGATCGATATTACCGATCGCCGGCGGGCCGATGAAGCCGTGCAGCGTGCCCAGGAGGAACTGGAAGCGCATGTGGCGCTGAGGACGGCAGAGCTGGCAGAGGCGAATGTTCGTCTGCAGCAGGAGATTGTCGAGCATCAGCAGGCCCAGGAAGCGATCCACCAGATGGCCCACTATGATGCGCTGACCGGCTTGCCCAATCGCAACCTGTTGCATGACCGTATTGCCCAGGCGCTGTCGCAGGCAAAGCGCAAAAAAGAGAAAGTCGGCATCCTGTTCGTCGATCTGGACCACTTCAAGACGATCAACGATTCGCTCGGGCATCAGGTTGGCGACCTGTTGCTGGCGCAGGTCGCCCAGCGCATGTCTTACGTTCTGCGCACGACAGATACACTGGCCCGCCTCGGTGGCGACGAATTTCTGCTGCTGGTGCCCTCGATCGAATCGGAAAGCGATCTCGTCACCATTGCCGAGAAGTTGATTGAGGTCCTGATCCAGCCGATTCCGGTACAA
The DNA window shown above is from Dechloromonas sp. HYN0024 and carries:
- a CDS encoding bifunctional diguanylate cyclase/phosphodiesterase, with product MDETNNFEDRLRQEQRQLETIFSQASLGLCLTRNRQIMRCNPAMEAMFGFASGGLAGFPSVALFESQHDYQAFADTVRPLLEAGRSVSQVWTFRHSTGRKLICKVSANAVNPSPQDEGTVWFFEDITQEEGQAEALAQTLLEFEAIMANAPVAILFTRDRCITRCNTQCCTMFGRTEAEMVGLPGRALFASNEDYEALGRIAGPLLASGQSVIHEMIMARQDGSSFWAQLIAYVLDPADTAKGTIWLVSDRSDARIQEQAIREALMENQAILDSALIGIVYLKDRVIQRCNPYVERIFGYAPGTMTGSTTRDWYLSQEEYDAVATEVYPAIAKGATHAREQRLRRKNGDAFWCRIVGRVFDKSNPLVGGSIWVIEDTTERHAAQEALIGATALMQAVFNSANVSIIATDPAGVITLMNATAERWLGYSADALIMKQTPGIMHDRDEVVAYAAQLSEELGKPIAPGFDVFVARAQLQGSDEREWTYIAQDGRRFPIHLSVTALRDFEGEITGYIGVGIDITDRRRADEAVQRAQEELEAHVALRTAELAEANVRLQQEIVEHQQAQEAIHQMAHYDALTGLPNRNLLHDRIAQALSQAKRKKEKVGILFVDLDHFKTINDSLGHQVGDLLLAQVAQRMSYVLRTTDTLARLGGDEFLLLVPSIESESDLVTIAEKLIEVLIQPIPVQCHSLHITPSIGICHFPQDGEDSETLMRNADTAMYHAKAQGRNGYQFFASHMNAEVDDRFRMESQLRYAISRDELSIHYQPLIDAATQRIHGAEALLRWNSRVLGSVSPARFIPAAEDSGSIVLIGAWVLEQACRQLKAWHALGHDHLVLAVNLSPRQFRQTDLVSMITRILKETGLPPASLELEITESSLMHNVSEVIAKLQQLVGLGVRLAIDDFGTGYSSLAYLKNFPVHKLKIDQSFVRDLTSGEQSVGIVRTIISLAQNLRLDVLAEGVETAEQHRQLVDLGCQYLQGYLFARPMPAADLLLALQAEKDKDAAG